Part of the Terriglobia bacterium genome, GCGTCAGCGATCTTTTCACAGAGGCGCCTGCGGACGTCTATCACTCGCTCGCGCTGATTCTCTTATCCAAGCTTTATCGCAAGAAGATCGACCATGCGCACCATCGGACCTACCGCAATTTCATCCTCGGCGACGACATTCAGGCGCGCGCCCGGGATGCCCGGAACAGCAGGTGCCGCGAGACTCGCGTCCGCGGCTCCCGCGGACGGTTCCTCGATCTGGAAACTGTGTTCGATCGCCTGAATGCGCAATATTTCCGCGGCGCGATTCCGAAGCCGCGCCTTTCCTGGTCCGCAAAAAAATCACGCTACATCCTCGGCCGCTTCGACGCCACACACAACACCATCTTCATCAGCCGCGTCTTCGACGCCGCGGAGGTTCCAAACTATGCATGTGAATACGTCATGTATCACGAAATGCTCCACGTGAAGCACCATTCCCAGACCCATAAGTCGCGCCTGATCGTCCATACGCCGGAATTCCGCGCCGAAGAAAAACAGTTCGTGCAATATCGCGAAGCGAAATCATGGCTGAAACAGTTTTAGCGGCGTGGCAATTGGATTCCACAGCGATGTGTGGATAACTCTGTGGAAATCAGGCCGGGCGGACCACCTAAACCCTGATAAAACCGATGCCTTATAGCACTTTGCACCGTTTCCGGTCAGTGCGGGGCCTGTTGAAAAATGTGGAAAAGGCGCTCCGTAGATTTGACGGCCTCTCTGCCCGGCACCACGCCGCTAACGTTGAAGCTGCCTGAATCCTGGAGAGTCATCACTCCGGAAGCCACGACCAGCTGGGCTTCCGGATAGAGGGCATTCGCAGGATCCAGATCCGGCGCCGCTATTGGCTGCGCGGCAGGCTGAGACACGCCCAGCAGGCGGATCAGACGAGCGAGAGTCACCGCGAGGTCTCCCCGCGTCACCGGCATCGAAGGTGCGAAAGTGTGATTCGGCAACGGATCGATCAGGCCGAGACCGACGACCGTTTGAATCTCACTGGCAGCCCAGGAATTCTGCGTGTCCGTCACGATCTGTGAGGTCTGACGCAATTCCATCAACTGGGGAAAATAGTGAATGAGCAGCGCCGCCAGCTGTTCCCGCGTGATCGATTCTGCGCTCTGGATTTCGTGAAACCGGTTGATCTCCCCGCCCCACCGGCCGAGATCATCCAGCGTGTCGGCATTGTTCGCTCCCGGCGAATCCGCAGCAGGCGCCGCCGCTGCGGCGACGTGAGGGATCAGCGCCTCCGCCATCTTCTTCTCGCTCTCCGCTTCGGCCGGCTTATTCTCGCGCGTCAGAAGGTCCGCCAGGCGCAGGTGAAGGGATGCCTCATTCGGAAGGATCGTCAGCGCCTGCCGATATGCCTTCTCCGCATCCGCCAGCCGGTTCTCCCCTTCGGCGCGTGCTCCGGAGTGCAGCATCCCGTCCACCGACAGGAGAACCGCCTTCTGCCGTTTCGTTTCAATCTCCGGATGACTCGGATCCAATGCCATCAGCTGCGCATAATAGGTAGCGGCAGCCACATAGTCATCATGCGCGTTAGCGATCTCGGCGAGATAGTAAACCGCAATCCTGTTCTTTGGATTGATCGCTACCGCCTGCATGAACTTCTGACTCGCGGCGGCCTCATCGTGTGCATACAGGCGGATGTAGCCTTGAAGGAGGAGCGCCGGGTCGAATGTTTTCTGTTTCTTCAGGAGCTTATCGAGATCCTTCTCGAGCTTTGCATCTTCCTTCCCTGCGACAAACCGTGCCCACAACGACGCGTAGTCTTTCGCAAGCTTTGGCGGTATTTGCGAAACCGCCGCAGGATTCTCCAGCGCCGTCCGGGGCGGAAGCAGCAGTGACGACTGTAGAACGAGCGCGATTAGAAGGCCGGTCATACGCGAACAGGAGTCACGTGATTCACAATCTCTTCGACCAGCGCGGGCAAGCTCTGGCCCGTCGCTGCAGAAACCAGGGTTCCATCCTCCGGCGCAACACCATCCAGCAAATCACTCTTGTTGTAAACCGTGAGAATCGGATGATCGCCGGCGCCGATTTCCTTCAGAACATCCAACACAACCTGCCGCTTCTCCTCCCGATCGGGGTCCGACACATCGATGACATGCAGAATCAGATCGGCTTCGACGACTTCTTCCAGGGTGGCGCGAAATGCCGAAACAAGCTGATGGGGAAGCCTGCGGATAAAACCGACAGTATCGGAAATCAGAATCGGAAAATTCTTTCCCAGCTGAATCCTTCGAATCAGCGTATCCAGCGTCGAGAAAAGGCGCTTCGAAACCAGTGTTTCTTCCTTTGAGAGCGCGCCAAACAACGTCGATTTGCCGGCGTTGGTATAGCCAACGAGCGAGACCAGCGGCAGCTGATCCCGCCTGCGTTTGTCGCGATGCAACTGGCGATGCTTGCGCAACTGCTCGATGTCCCGTTTGAGCGTGCCGATCCGGTGCCGGATCTGGCGGCGATCCATTTCCAGTTTCGTTTCGCCGGGACCGCGCGTCCCGATGCCGCCGCCCAGACGCGACAGGTACTCCCGGTGACCGGCCAATCGCGTCAACCGGTATTCGAGCTGCGCCAGCTCCACCTGAAGCTTGCCCTCCTTGGTCCGAGCCCGGCGGCCGAAGATGTCCAGGATCAGGCCGGTCCTGTCCACGACCTTCGTATCCAGAGCTTCCTCCAGATTTCTGGCCTGGCTGGGCGAGAGCTCCTGGTCGAAGATGACCACATCGACACCTTCGACCAGGACTTCTTCCCGAATCT contains:
- a CDS encoding M48 family peptidase, whose product is MEEIFAAAHRQLRPRTAVPEITIEFFPFAGLNHTARLHENRLRIRVSDLFTEAPADVYHSLALILLSKLYRKKIDHAHHRTYRNFILGDDIQARARDARNSRCRETRVRGSRGRFLDLETVFDRLNAQYFRGAIPKPRLSWSAKKSRYILGRFDATHNTIFISRVFDAAEVPNYACEYVMYHEMLHVKHHSQTHKSRLIVHTPEFRAEEKQFVQYREAKSWLKQF
- a CDS encoding S-layer homology domain-containing protein, with protein sequence MTGLLIALVLQSSLLLPPRTALENPAAVSQIPPKLAKDYASLWARFVAGKEDAKLEKDLDKLLKKQKTFDPALLLQGYIRLYAHDEAAASQKFMQAVAINPKNRIAVYYLAEIANAHDDYVAAATYYAQLMALDPSHPEIETKRQKAVLLSVDGMLHSGARAEGENRLADAEKAYRQALTILPNEASLHLRLADLLTRENKPAEAESEKKMAEALIPHVAAAAAPAADSPGANNADTLDDLGRWGGEINRFHEIQSAESITREQLAALLIHYFPQLMELRQTSQIVTDTQNSWAASEIQTVVGLGLIDPLPNHTFAPSMPVTRGDLAVTLARLIRLLGVSQPAAQPIAAPDLDPANALYPEAQLVVASGVMTLQDSGSFNVSGVVPGREAVKSTERLFHIFQQAPH
- the hflX gene encoding GTPase HflX, producing the protein MENAILVGSYALDELRELAVSAGARIIDEVVQRRDRPDPATYIGKGKVEEIREEVLVEGVDVVIFDQELSPSQARNLEEALDTKVVDRTGLILDIFGRRARTKEGKLQVELAQLEYRLTRLAGHREYLSRLGGGIGTRGPGETKLEMDRRQIRHRIGTLKRDIEQLRKHRQLHRDKRRRDQLPLVSLVGYTNAGKSTLFGALSKEETLVSKRLFSTLDTLIRRIQLGKNFPILISDTVGFIRRLPHQLVSAFRATLEEVVEADLILHVIDVSDPDREEKRQVVLDVLKEIGAGDHPILTVYNKSDLLDGVAPEDGTLVSAATGQSLPALVEEIVNHVTPVRV